In Planctomycetaceae bacterium, the DNA window TCGTCACCCTGATTTCCGTCAAAAACCATTCCCAAAAGGCCGGGCTCGTGAACGATGAAGTGCATCCCGACCTGATCGCTCGCGTGGTGGATGGTGACCAGGACGCACTCGCCGAGGTTTTTTCACTTTACCGGGACCGACTTTGGCGGATGGTGAATTTTCGCATGGATCCTCGACTCCATGGTCGCGTGGACGCAGACGATGTCCTGCAGGAGTCATGGCTATCGGCGGTGCAGAGAATTGATCACTTCCTGCTGGACGCTTCGCGATCAATCTTTGTCTGGTTTCGACTGATCACCGCCCAAACACTTGTCGACATTCATCGACGGCATCTGGGGACCCAGAAACGCAACGCCGCCATGGAATTCTCTATCAATGGCGGATGGTCTGCCTCTTCAACTTCGTTTTCGCTTTCGCATCACCTTCTGGGACATCTCACCTCCCCAAGTCAGGTGGCAGTACGCGAAGAACTTGCCGTTACACTCAGAACTGCACTTGAGTCGATGAATGATATCGACCGTGAAGTTCTTGCGATGCGGCATTTTGAACAGCTCACCAATCGCGAAGCCGCACAGATCCTGGGGATTTCCGAACAAGCTGCCAGCGATCGCTACATTCGGGCAATCTCGCGGCTGAAAACCGTCCTGACCGCCATTCCCGGCTTCATGCCCTGACCAACCCACCAGCAGCGCAGCCGCCGGCGAACCATCGGAAGACGTGACCTTAACCTTACCAGCCTGTTGAAAAACGGGACCACTGTCACAGGTTTACGACGCATTCAATCCCTGTCTGTCAGGGATGCTCCGCCAATGGGCTGTCAGAATCAGCAGAATTAACATATCCCGTAAAACCCTCACTCGCCCTCAAATACCCTAAAGTCTGTCGCTGACCGTTGCCTCAGCTGTTCATTTGGCCTTAGGATGTCGATAAACAGCCAGTGCCCCTGAATGGGAATCCACGGGTTGTGCCCCTGATTGCTTCACTTGACGCCTGTTTCCGGACCATAAGCCCCAACATCGCGTTCTTTGATGGCAGGCCAGACAGAACCTGGACCCGGACTTTCCACAACCAGACTTCACTGGCACCAGATTTCGAATTTTCGTGCTGAATTAACCAGCTCTTCGTGATGGCTGTCTTAAACTGAGCTCTCCGATGACAAAGAACAACGTCCTGTCTCTGTTCGGTATGATCGCGTTGCTGTCCGCCGCGCTTCTGTATGTCCTCGGCATGTCAGCAGTGAACCACGGTAACGGGGTCTTTGCCGGACTGATGTGGCTCTTCTGGGGCGCAGCAGCACTCTTTGCATTGATTCTGGTATTATTGCCACTCTTCATCTGGCGGTTTTACCCAAGTGCAGGCCTGGCAGGCGCGGGGGCAGCTGCTGCGGTTGCGGCTGATCCTGGTCCCCCTCTCGATATGCCGGCATCAGCAGACGCGGACGAAGACGACGAGGAATTCAGTGATGCTCCCGAAGACGATGGAGAGCAATTATTTGGCGACGAAGACTTCGAAGACGATTTCGAAGATGATTTCGATGGTGATTTTGCAGACGACGACAAGTTCTGACCGAACGACCGGGATCGCGCTTTCCTGAAGTCTACATCAAGCAAACGCTGCTACTCTGCTGCCCCGAAACAGTCCAAATGTCCCGCTCCGAGGAATGCTACGACCATCCCCGCTACTGGGATTTTGCCTTTTCGGATGAAACGGTTTTCGAAGCGGACTTCATTGAATCTGCTGGTGCACAGTTTCTGCCCTTTCCGTTGCATCGAATTCTTGAAGCAGGTTGTGGTGGTGGGCGTCAGGTTGTTGAGCTTGCTAAACGCGGATACGAGGTTTCTGCCTTTGATCTGAACGAAAACGCGGTTCGATTCACCAAACAGCGAGTTGCACGAAGGCACCTTGTCGCCAGCATCTCAGTCGGCGACATGACAAATTTTGTGATGGAAACGCCCGTTGATCTCATTCATTGCCTGGTAAATTCATTCCGCCATCTGACAAGCGAATCTTCGGCACTGGCGTTTCTCAGGTCTTCGGCGAAGTCCCTCCGCTCCGGAGGTTTGTTGCTTCTGGGACTCCACCTGCTGCCTCCCGATGCCGAAGAATACGATTCTGAACGCTGGACCATTACCCGCGGAAACACTCGGGTAACGACGACACTGCGGGTTCTGGATTTCAACCGAAAGACGCGTCTGGAAACGGTGCGATTTTCACTGAAGGTCACAACCCCCAAACGCGTCCTGCAACTGCGGACCGACCATCAATTACGGATTTACCGAGCCGACCAGATGCGATCCCTGCTTCGAAAAGTTCCGGAACTGAATCTGCTGGCCGTCTTCGACTTCTGCTACGACATTTCCGAGCCGCTCAAGCTGAATGACGAACTGGGAGATACGGTTTTGGTTCTCGCAAAGCGATGAAATCGTTCTGGCTTATGTTCGAAGGCCGGTACAGCAGCAGGTGACAGCGAACCATCGCCGATCATTTCCCCCACAAGCCATCACGCGGCGCTGAGGAAAGTTTTTCGAGCGACTGATACAGTTCTTTCAGCTCGGGTGACAGTTCTTTGGGAACGACGATCTTGACAACCGCCAGCTGATCACCTCGCTCGCCGGTTCTGGGATCGGGCACCCCCTTGCCTCTCAGCCTCAGCCTGGCACCGCTCGATGTTCCGGGAGGAATGGTCATGATCACCGTCCCTTCCGTTAATGTGGGCACATCCACTTTCGCACCCAACGCCGCCTCAGCCGGAGTCACGGGAACATCCACCAGCAAAGTCTGACCTTCGCGGCGGAACCACGGATGGGGCGTTGATTTCACCGAAACCAGCAGGTCGCCTTGAGGGCCGCCGTGTATACCCGGATTTCCCTGGCCAGCGAGCCGGATTGACTTTCCGTCTGCAATACCAGCAGGAATCTTCACTGTGAGACGCTCTGATTTTCCCCCGATCTGAATGGACAGGTCGTACTCTCCACCTTCAACGGCCAGAGTGAAGGGGACCGTAATTTCAGTTCGAGCATCCTGACCTTTTTGTGGTTGCGGTCCTCGGCGAGCTCCACCGCCGAATGGATTGCCACCACGTCTCCCGCCGCCTCCGAACATTCCCCCCAGCAGGTCTTCAAAATCGAATGACGCGCCACCTCCGCCGCCGAAGCCCTGAAATGGATTGCCCCCCGGACCACCCCCGCTGAATCCGTGTCCGAATTGATCGTATTTGGCACGTTTCTCGGGGTCACCAAGAACTTCGTGGGCCTCGGTGATCTCTGAGAATTTCTGTTGCGCGCCGGCATCGTCACGGTTCGCATCCGGATGATGTTTTTTGGCCAGCTTCTTGTAGGCTTTGCGAATCTCATCCTGCGAAGCCGATCGGGGCACTCCCAGAACTTCGTAGTAATCGCGTTTTGACATGGGGCAGTTTCTAAAGACTCAGGAATGACCATTGACCAAACGGTAGTGTAGTACGCCGGAAACTACTTCACAGCGCAGAGCAAATTTATCATTTCGAAGTACTGAATACGCCGCAACGTCAGATCAGCCGTACCTCCGGGATCCGACAGTGCCATCTGCGAGAGCCTAATCATTGCATTTGCATCCCATTCTCCATTCCCGATGACCTGGTTCATCATGCGGATCTCATCCTTCTTCGCCTTGTGCCACGCCATCCAGTCCGGCAGTTTCTGTTTCAGCCTGTCGAACGCGGGATGCCGACCGACTCTGCGAAACCAGTACGCCGCATTGCCAGCGTCTGGTTCGCGACGATGCATGATACCGTGCCAATAGTCTGCCGTTCTCGGAGATCCCTGGCCTTCCATCGACTGAGAGACGCTATGGCTTTCATCCGTAAAATTCCAAAGAAGCAGCAGACCAGCCTCAGCACACTTACGTTGAAATGAATCGCCAGTTTCACCAAGGCAACTGGCAATCACTGCCCGCATCTGTCGCAGCGACAGTTGCGCTCGACCTGGTCCGGCTGGCGGCAGTTTCATCGCATCAACCGTCTCGCCCGGCGATCGTTCCTGAATGGTAAATTGATCAGCCTGTTCCACGACGAGTGAGAGTAACGTGGTTTGCTCGCTGACACGTTCGACGATTTCAAACTGCAGCCGCACCTGCCAAGAT includes these proteins:
- a CDS encoding class I SAM-dependent methyltransferase: MSRSEECYDHPRYWDFAFSDETVFEADFIESAGAQFLPFPLHRILEAGCGGGRQVVELAKRGYEVSAFDLNENAVRFTKQRVARRHLVASISVGDMTNFVMETPVDLIHCLVNSFRHLTSESSALAFLRSSAKSLRSGGLLLLGLHLLPPDAEEYDSERWTITRGNTRVTTTLRVLDFNRKTRLETVRFSLKVTTPKRVLQLRTDHQLRIYRADQMRSLLRKVPELNLLAVFDFCYDISEPLKLNDELGDTVLVLAKR
- a CDS encoding DnaJ C-terminal domain-containing protein is translated as MSKRDYYEVLGVPRSASQDEIRKAYKKLAKKHHPDANRDDAGAQQKFSEITEAHEVLGDPEKRAKYDQFGHGFSGGGPGGNPFQGFGGGGGASFDFEDLLGGMFGGGGRRGGNPFGGGARRGPQPQKGQDARTEITVPFTLAVEGGEYDLSIQIGGKSERLTVKIPAGIADGKSIRLAGQGNPGIHGGPQGDLLVSVKSTPHPWFRREGQTLLVDVPVTPAEAALGAKVDVPTLTEGTVIMTIPPGTSSGARLRLRGKGVPDPRTGERGDQLAVVKIVVPKELSPELKELYQSLEKLSSAPRDGLWGK
- a CDS encoding sigma-70 family RNA polymerase sigma factor, with product MEAQKSERTFYTGFGTPDACALRTQMADWGRFLQTPTPATPLLDSYQPAGYYRAQATLIPSLTRGFVTLISVKNHSQKAGLVNDEVHPDLIARVVDGDQDALAEVFSLYRDRLWRMVNFRMDPRLHGRVDADDVLQESWLSAVQRIDHFLLDASRSIFVWFRLITAQTLVDIHRRHLGTQKRNAAMEFSINGGWSASSTSFSLSHHLLGHLTSPSQVAVREELAVTLRTALESMNDIDREVLAMRHFEQLTNREAAQILGISEQAASDRYIRAISRLKTVLTAIPGFMP